A window of Mustela nigripes isolate SB6536 chromosome 9, MUSNIG.SB6536, whole genome shotgun sequence contains these coding sequences:
- the FOXB2 gene encoding forkhead box protein B2: MPRPGKSSYSDQKPPYSYISLTAMAIQHSAEKMLPLSDIYKFIMERFPYYREHTQRWQNSLRHNLSFNDCFIKIPRRPDQPGKGSFWALHPDCGDMFENGSFLRRRKRFKVLRAEHTHLHAGSTKGAPGAGPAGHLHPHHPHHHHHHHHAAAHHHHHHHHPPQPPPPPPPPPHMVHYFHQQPPPAPQPPPPHLSSQPPQQPPQQSQPQPPSHPGKMQEAAAVAAAAAAAAAAAVGSVGRLSQFPPYGLGSAAAAAAAAAASTSGFKHPFAIENIISRDYKGVLQAGGLPLASVMHHLGYPVPGQLGNVVSSVWPHVGVMDSVAAAAAAAAAAGVPVGPEYGAFGVPVKALCHSASQSLPAVPVPIKPTPSLPPVAALPPTLTVPAAAQQPPAPSTACPAAAASPATSLLEPTAPSAAESKGSSLHSVLVHS; encoded by the coding sequence ATGCCGCGGCCGGGGAAGAGCTCGTACAGCGACCAAAAGCCGCCCTACTCGTACATCTCGCTGACCGCCATGGCCATCCAGCACTCGGCCGAGAAGATGCTGCCGCTGAGCGACATCTACAAGTTCATCATGGAGCGCTTCCCCTACTACCGCGAGCACACGCAGCGTTGGCAAAACAGCCTGCGCCACAACCTCTCCTTCAACGACTGCTTCATCAAGATCCCGCGGCGGCCGGACCAGCCCGGCAAGGGCAGCTTCTGGGCGCTGCATCCCGACTGCGGCGACATGTTCGAGAACGGCAGCTTCCTGCGGCGCCGAAAGCGCTTCAAGGTGCTGCGCGCGGAACACACTCACCTGCACGCCGGGAGCACCAAGGGCGCGCCAGGCGCCGGGCCCGCAGGGCACCTTCACCCCCACCAcccgcaccaccaccaccaccaccaccacgcgGCCGcgcaccatcaccaccaccaccaccacccgccccagccgccgccgcccccgccgccgccgccgcacaTGGTGCATTATTTCCATCAGCAGCCTCCTCCCgccccgcagccgccgccgccgcaccTTTCGTCGCAGCCCCCGCAGCAGCCGCCCCAGCAGTCGCAGCCTCAGCCGCCGTCCCACCCCGGCAAGATGCAGGAGGCGgcagcggtggcggcggcggctgcggcagcggcggcggcggccgtgGGCAGCGTGGGGCGCCTGTCGCAGTTCCCACCCTACGGGTTGGGCTcagcggccgccgccgccgctgccgcagCAGCGTCCACGTCGGGCTTCAAGCATCCGTTCGCCATCGAGAACATCATCAGCCGAGACTACAAGGGCGTGCTTCAGGCCGGCGGGCTGCCCTTGGCGTCCGTCATGCACCACCTGGGTTACCCCGTGCCGGGCCAGCTTGGCAACGTGGTCAGCTCCGTGTGGCCGCACGTGGGCGTTATGGATTCGGtggccgcagccgccgccgccgccgccgccgcgggggTCCCTGTGGGTCCAGAGTACGGGGCTTTCGGCGTGCCGGTCAAGGCCCTGTGCCACTCGGCAAGCCAGAGCCTGCCTGCGGTGCCGGTGCCCATCAAGCCCACCCCTTCGCTGCCGCCGGTGGCCGCGCTGCCTCCGACTCTCACCGTCCCCGCGGCCGCTCAGCAGCCGCCGGCGCCGTCCACCGCGTGCCCTGCTGCTGCGGCCTCGCCTGCCACCTCCCTGCTGGAGCCCACCGCCCCGAGTGCGGCCGAGAGCAAGGGCAGCTCCCTGCACTCGGTGCTGGTGCACTCGTAG